The proteins below are encoded in one region of Anaerosporomusa subterranea:
- a CDS encoding MBOAT family O-acyltransferase: protein MAPITYFKYYNFFIHNINDAFHTSFIKPELFLPLGISFFTFQQISYLLDYYRGITTKPRFLYYALVVCFFPHLIAGPILIYRDIIPQLKDLRTYGISWRNICIGLGLISLGLFKKVVIADSISPWVGEVFNNNEPLKFWDAWIGALSYTYQIYFDFSGYSDMAIGLGKLFNVSLPVNFNSPYKSTSIIDFWRRWHITLSRFLREYVYIALGGNRGTELRRYVNVFTTMLLGGLWHGAGWNFIVWGGAHGLIICINHLWRKVNQRLGIPIFKPLAWLMTFTSVIFCWVMFRAQSFTQGWEFIKVMTGLQTAELGVLPLKRLACIAFLTIACLTLPENWEWTNFNNKKETKVKLAICFVLIIISVLFISENPSEFLYFQF, encoded by the coding sequence TTGGCTCCAATAACCTATTTCAAGTATTACAATTTTTTTATTCACAATATTAATGATGCATTTCATACGAGCTTTATAAAACCTGAACTATTTTTACCTCTAGGTATATCTTTTTTTACCTTTCAGCAGATATCTTATCTACTTGACTATTACCGAGGAATTACCACTAAACCCCGTTTCTTGTATTATGCATTGGTGGTTTGCTTTTTTCCTCATCTTATTGCAGGTCCAATTCTTATCTATCGGGATATAATACCGCAACTTAAAGATTTAAGAACCTATGGCATCAGTTGGAGGAACATTTGTATTGGTCTTGGCCTTATCTCTTTAGGGTTATTTAAAAAAGTCGTAATAGCTGACTCTATATCACCATGGGTAGGGGAAGTATTTAATAATAATGAACCGCTGAAATTTTGGGATGCTTGGATAGGCGCCTTGTCATATACTTATCAAATATATTTTGATTTTAGTGGTTATTCGGATATGGCAATTGGCCTCGGAAAATTATTCAATGTATCGTTGCCGGTGAACTTTAATTCCCCGTATAAATCAACCTCAATTATCGACTTCTGGCGACGCTGGCATATAACCTTATCTAGATTTTTGCGTGAGTATGTATATATAGCTCTCGGCGGTAATCGTGGGACTGAACTCAGACGATATGTAAACGTTTTTACAACGATGCTGCTTGGCGGTTTGTGGCATGGAGCCGGTTGGAATTTCATTGTTTGGGGTGGAGCACACGGTCTTATTATCTGTATTAACCACCTTTGGCGAAAGGTAAATCAAAGACTCGGTATTCCAATTTTTAAGCCATTAGCTTGGCTAATGACGTTTACAAGTGTTATTTTCTGTTGGGTCATGTTTCGGGCTCAGTCATTTACACAAGGATGGGAATTTATTAAAGTAATGACCGGTCTTCAGACAGCTGAATTAGGAGTATTGCCTTTGAAACGGTTGGCATGTATTGCATTTCTTACTATTGCATGTTTAACTCTTCCTGAAAATTGGGAGTGGACTAATTTTAACAACAAGAAGGAAACTAAGGTTAAATTGGCTATTTGCTTTGTCTTAATAATTATCAGTGTTTTATTCATTAGCGAGAACCCATCCGAGTTTTTATATTTTCAATTCTGA
- a CDS encoding DegT/DnrJ/EryC1/StrS family aminotransferase, whose translation MPKFLPFALPDIGEDEINEVVNSLRSGWLTTGPKTKQFEADFAAFIGEDAEAISVNSATAGLHLALESIGIEAGDEVITTPYTFTATAEVVRYLGAHPVFVDISSDNFNIDVTKIEAAITPKTKAIVPVHVAGLSCDMAAILSIAKKHGLRVVEDAAHALPTTCGGKLIGRLDSDIVVYSFYATKTITTGEGGMVVTRNPELAKRCRVMRLHGMSRDAFDRYTSTKPAWHYDIIAPGFKYNLTDIASSIGIHQLKKAWTFQQKRQQMAEFYDKHLADLPIILPPHSQNGDVHAWHLYAIRLQQDCGVSRNDFIQCMSDNGIGCSVHFIPLHIQPYWRDTYNLKPADYPNALAAYESEVSLPLYTKMTTDDQERVVAAIRAVLGR comes from the coding sequence ATGCCCAAATTTTTGCCGTTTGCCCTACCAGATATCGGTGAGGATGAAATAAATGAAGTAGTGAATTCCTTGCGTTCAGGCTGGCTTACCACTGGTCCAAAAACCAAACAATTTGAAGCAGATTTTGCCGCATTTATCGGTGAGGACGCTGAAGCAATCTCAGTAAATTCGGCGACTGCCGGGTTACACCTTGCCTTGGAGTCCATTGGTATTGAAGCTGGCGATGAGGTAATTACGACTCCCTACACCTTTACAGCCACTGCGGAAGTTGTCCGCTATTTAGGCGCTCATCCTGTATTCGTCGATATCTCTTCAGATAACTTTAATATTGATGTTACAAAAATAGAAGCTGCTATTACGCCGAAAACCAAGGCTATTGTTCCGGTTCATGTCGCCGGCTTGTCGTGCGATATGGCTGCTATACTTAGCATTGCCAAAAAGCATGGCCTTAGAGTGGTAGAGGATGCTGCACATGCACTGCCAACAACCTGTGGCGGAAAGCTCATTGGTAGGCTGGACAGTGATATTGTTGTCTATAGTTTTTATGCTACCAAGACGATTACAACCGGTGAGGGTGGTATGGTGGTTACTCGAAACCCTGAGCTGGCAAAGCGCTGCCGAGTCATGCGGTTGCATGGAATGAGCCGGGATGCGTTTGACCGTTATACCTCCACTAAACCTGCCTGGCATTATGACATTATTGCTCCAGGCTTTAAGTATAATCTGACAGATATTGCATCCTCCATTGGAATTCATCAGCTAAAGAAAGCATGGACTTTCCAGCAAAAACGGCAGCAGATGGCCGAGTTCTACGACAAGCATCTCGCTGATTTACCGATTATTTTACCGCCTCATTCGCAAAATGGGGATGTTCACGCTTGGCATTTATATGCGATCCGGCTTCAGCAGGACTGTGGAGTATCTCGCAATGATTTTATCCAGTGTATGTCTGACAACGGCATTGGCTGTAGTGTGCATTTTATTCCTTTACATATTCAACCATACTGGCGCGATACCTATAATTTGAAACCGGCTGATTATCCTAATGCGCTGGCGGCCTATGAGAGCGAAGTGAGCTTGCCTCTCTATACGAAAATGACGACTGACGATCAAGAGCGAGTCGTTGCAGCTATTCGAGCGGTACTCGGTAGATGA
- the rfbA gene encoding glucose-1-phosphate thymidylyltransferase RfbA, whose translation MKGIILAGGSGTRLYPITKSVSKQLLPVYDKPMLYYPLSVLMLSGIREILIISTPSDLPKMEHLLGDGSALGLSLSYKVQMAPNGLAEAFILGEEFIKDDKVALILGDNIFYGQGFKQTLQKAAGTDSGATIFGYYVNNPEQYGVAEFDKQGNVISLEEKPFVPKSNYAIPGLYFYDNNVVDIAKNVRPSYRGELEITDVNKEYLKMRKLKVELLGRGIAWLDTGTHEALLQASNFVEVIEKRQGLKIACLEEIAYRMGYIDTEQVEKLAVPLSKNQYGQYLMNLVKRDSE comes from the coding sequence ATGAAAGGTATTATTTTGGCGGGGGGATCAGGTACAAGGCTTTATCCTATCACAAAGTCCGTTTCCAAACAACTTTTGCCGGTTTATGACAAACCTATGCTGTATTACCCACTATCTGTATTAATGCTGTCCGGGATTCGAGAAATTTTGATTATTTCTACGCCATCGGATCTTCCTAAAATGGAGCATCTCTTAGGTGACGGATCAGCGTTAGGGCTCAGTCTCAGTTATAAGGTTCAGATGGCGCCAAACGGACTTGCTGAGGCCTTTATTCTCGGCGAAGAGTTCATAAAAGATGATAAAGTCGCTTTAATCTTGGGCGATAACATTTTTTACGGACAGGGCTTTAAGCAGACACTTCAGAAAGCTGCCGGTACAGACAGCGGGGCTACAATTTTCGGATATTACGTTAACAATCCTGAACAGTATGGAGTAGCAGAGTTTGATAAACAGGGAAATGTCATATCTTTAGAAGAAAAACCATTTGTGCCGAAATCAAACTATGCGATACCCGGATTATACTTTTACGATAATAATGTAGTTGATATCGCAAAAAACGTGAGACCCTCTTACAGAGGAGAACTCGAGATAACTGATGTCAACAAGGAATATCTGAAAATGCGCAAGCTGAAAGTGGAACTTCTTGGCAGGGGCATTGCATGGCTTGATACCGGAACACATGAGGCGCTGCTTCAGGCCAGCAATTTTGTAGAAGTGATCGAGAAGCGTCAGGGCTTAAAGATCGCCTGCCTTGAAGAAATAGCATACAGGATGGGCTATATCGACACAGAACAAGTTGAAAAGCTTGCCGTTCCCCTAAGTAAGAATCAATATGGACAGTATTTAATGAACTTGGTAAAGAGGGATTCGGAATGA
- a CDS encoding glycosyltransferase family 4 protein, with the protein MHVLFVSQLFETGNDPGSDRNLYFCRQLLAQGHKVTVITSNVDYKKATEKFPGEGWKVYRNVDGIDVWYVYSYSNFRGSFLKRFWYYMTYMLPTLLVGLQIKNTDIVYAVSTPLNVGFLGYVLSRIKRIPFVFEVTDVWPDAAVASGVVKSQLLISAAKALERFCYKAAHTIVALTEGIKDNIHNKGIPLSKLALITNGVDLSLFPGSKVLDAERDETRDQLDFANRFVCMYLGAHGAYNALWTIIETAEELRNDPRCIFVFVGDGDEKPRLQSEVQLRNLTNVRFLDSVPRSQTPKLLNAADAFLLPNRRGEFYTGNLPNKLFDFLASGRPIVVAGKGETADLVLRANAGKVVDAEDGKAMAAAISELASADRTLLETMGFSAQSYVTMNYSREILSKKYVSILENAVGEK; encoded by the coding sequence ATGCACGTTTTGTTTGTTTCTCAGCTTTTTGAGACAGGAAACGACCCAGGTTCTGACAGAAATTTGTATTTCTGCCGCCAGTTGCTGGCGCAAGGCCACAAAGTTACTGTTATCACCAGTAACGTCGACTATAAAAAAGCGACAGAGAAATTTCCGGGTGAAGGCTGGAAAGTATATCGCAACGTGGACGGAATAGACGTCTGGTATGTATACTCTTACTCAAATTTTCGCGGTAGCTTTCTGAAACGGTTTTGGTACTACATGACCTATATGCTGCCAACATTATTGGTAGGTCTGCAAATAAAAAATACGGATATAGTTTACGCTGTATCAACCCCTTTGAACGTCGGTTTCTTGGGCTATGTCCTTAGCCGGATCAAACGGATCCCATTCGTATTTGAAGTAACTGATGTTTGGCCGGATGCTGCGGTAGCATCCGGCGTTGTTAAGAGCCAACTGCTGATCAGCGCCGCAAAAGCCCTGGAAAGGTTCTGTTATAAAGCGGCGCATACGATTGTCGCTCTCACGGAAGGAATAAAAGACAATATTCATAATAAAGGAATTCCATTATCAAAGTTGGCGCTTATCACTAATGGAGTAGATTTAAGTCTTTTCCCAGGATCAAAAGTATTGGACGCTGAGCGTGATGAGACAAGAGATCAGCTCGATTTTGCGAATCGGTTTGTATGTATGTATCTTGGCGCACACGGAGCGTATAACGCCCTCTGGACGATAATAGAAACCGCCGAAGAGTTGAGGAATGATCCGAGATGTATATTCGTATTCGTTGGCGATGGGGATGAAAAGCCGCGTCTGCAGTCAGAAGTACAATTGCGCAATTTGACAAATGTCCGTTTCCTCGATTCAGTTCCGCGGTCGCAAACTCCAAAGTTATTAAATGCTGCAGACGCTTTTTTGCTGCCTAACCGGCGCGGCGAATTCTATACAGGTAATTTGCCAAATAAACTGTTCGATTTTCTTGCAAGCGGGCGACCCATTGTAGTTGCCGGCAAAGGAGAGACTGCAGATTTAGTTCTGCGGGCGAACGCCGGCAAAGTCGTTGATGCGGAAGATGGCAAAGCAATGGCGGCGGCTATTTCCGAATTAGCCAGTGCTGACCGAACACTGCTGGAAACCATGGGATTTTCCGCACAAAGCTATGTTACCATGAACTATTCTCGCGAAATATTAAGCAAGAAATATGTATCCATACTCGAAAATGCAGTCGGGGAAAAGTGA
- the rfbB gene encoding dTDP-glucose 4,6-dehydratase produces the protein MRKVLVTGGAGFIGSNYIYYIFNKYHGDIQVINIDKLTYAGNLDNLRKLDSQYIDNKNYVFEKVDICDEQAIKRIFETYKPEYVVNFAAESHVDRSISDPQLFLKTNILGTQILLNASLQFGVTRFHQVSTDEVYGSLGAAGLFTEQTPLDPRSPYSASKASADMICKAYYDTYKLPVTISRCSNNYGAYQFPEKLIPLMINNILTNKLLPIYGDGKQVRDWLHVVDHCEAIEQIIMRGKPGEIYNIGGNNESTNIAIVKLLIDSISEILSSDDLRKQHVSYNLITHIEDRKGHDRRYAIDASKMRRDFGWEPSIKFQDGIKDTIVWYLNNADWLENIITGDYQLYYDKFYAGKLSS, from the coding sequence ATGAGAAAAGTATTAGTTACTGGCGGCGCGGGTTTTATCGGATCAAATTATATTTACTATATCTTTAATAAATATCATGGTGATATACAGGTCATCAATATTGATAAATTAACTTATGCCGGAAACTTGGATAACTTACGGAAACTTGATTCTCAGTATATTGACAATAAGAATTACGTATTTGAAAAAGTAGATATCTGTGACGAACAAGCAATTAAAAGAATATTTGAAACCTACAAACCCGAATATGTAGTCAATTTCGCGGCTGAGTCGCATGTGGATAGAAGCATTAGTGATCCTCAGCTCTTTCTAAAAACTAATATATTAGGTACCCAGATATTGCTTAATGCGTCATTACAATTTGGCGTTACGAGGTTCCATCAAGTTTCAACCGATGAAGTGTATGGCAGTCTCGGCGCGGCAGGACTCTTTACCGAACAGACTCCACTTGATCCACGTTCACCGTATTCTGCCTCAAAAGCCTCGGCAGATATGATTTGCAAGGCTTATTATGATACGTATAAACTGCCAGTCACTATCAGTCGGTGTTCGAACAATTACGGTGCATACCAGTTTCCTGAAAAACTGATACCATTAATGATAAATAACATATTGACTAACAAGCTATTACCAATCTATGGAGACGGTAAGCAGGTCAGAGATTGGCTACATGTAGTAGACCATTGTGAAGCGATCGAACAGATTATTATGCGGGGCAAACCTGGAGAAATATACAATATTGGCGGAAATAACGAGTCAACCAACATTGCAATTGTAAAATTGCTTATTGATAGTATCAGTGAGATTTTATCAAGTGATGATCTTAGGAAACAGCATGTCAGCTATAATTTGATTACCCATATTGAAGACCGTAAAGGACATGACAGGCGTTATGCTATTGACGCAAGCAAGATGCGGAGGGATTTTGGCTGGGAGCCCTCTATTAAGTTTCAAGATGGTATTAAAGATACTATTGTTTGGTATCTTAACAACGCCGATTGGCTTGAGAATATCATTACCGGCGACTATCAATTGTATTACGATAAGTTTTATGCCGGAAAATTAAGTTCCTAA
- a CDS encoding polysaccharide biosynthesis protein, with product MRTKLIMLSLLLVDICITAAVPFMAMLIRFEGNISNSYLQVIIANTPIFVAVRISIFYFFGLYHRLWRYAGINEMIVIIGAVTCSSLLLMVYTYLSGDVLPRSIHILSWLMNTVFIGASRISLRVVHHLRQRLSEETVNVLIIGAGDAGAVLARELLQREDKRKIIGFVDDDVYKHNKMLNGIKVLGARKDISAIIRTHFIKEIIIAMPSAGGAVIRETVQVCRQTGCLVTILPGIYELVDGKVTVQQLRKVNLEDLLRRDAVSLDTEGLQRYLSGKRVLVTGAGGSIGSELCRQIAKFNPDLLVLLGKGENSIYEIHRELQDCHLPFPIEPVIADVRDQDRIRSIFSQYKPQVVFHAAAHKHVPLMEAQPEEAVHNNVFGTKTVADVANEFGAETFIMISTDKAVNPTSVMGATKRAAELVVQHMNSISRTKFAAVRFGNVLGSRGSVVPLFRKQIAAGGPITITHSEMKRYFMTIPEATQLVLQAGALAHGGEVFVLDMGEPVKIVDMACDLIQLSGLIPFQDIKIEFTGLRPGEKLFEELLTAEEGTSATRHQKIFTANLHAVDGKHIQHCLLALYGATHRHEVTAVLDELIPSYAAARKKHCIGADGNAGVLEQKQQSATQAERQSAVT from the coding sequence ATGCGAACAAAGCTAATTATGCTTTCTCTCCTCCTGGTGGATATCTGCATAACAGCGGCTGTGCCATTTATGGCGATGTTGATCCGATTTGAAGGCAATATCAGTAATTCGTATTTACAAGTCATCATAGCGAATACGCCTATTTTTGTGGCGGTACGCATTTCTATTTTCTATTTTTTTGGTCTTTATCATCGTCTCTGGCGCTATGCAGGGATTAATGAAATGATCGTCATCATCGGCGCAGTCACTTGTAGTTCGTTGCTGTTAATGGTATATACCTATCTCAGTGGTGATGTTCTTCCAAGAAGTATCCATATTTTATCTTGGTTGATGAATACAGTTTTTATCGGAGCCAGTAGGATCTCTCTGCGGGTGGTGCACCATTTGCGACAGCGTCTGTCAGAGGAAACCGTGAACGTGCTAATTATTGGTGCCGGCGATGCCGGGGCGGTTTTGGCTAGGGAATTGCTGCAGCGGGAAGACAAGCGGAAGATTATTGGCTTTGTTGATGATGATGTGTACAAGCACAATAAGATGCTTAACGGCATAAAGGTTTTAGGCGCCCGCAAGGACATCTCGGCGATTATTCGCACTCATTTTATTAAAGAGATCATTATTGCCATGCCTTCTGCCGGTGGGGCGGTTATTCGAGAAACGGTGCAAGTTTGCCGGCAAACAGGCTGCTTGGTCACGATTCTGCCTGGTATTTATGAGCTGGTGGATGGCAAGGTTACTGTACAACAATTGCGGAAAGTGAATCTCGAGGACTTACTGCGGCGTGATGCTGTTAGTCTTGATACAGAGGGATTGCAGCGCTATTTATCAGGCAAACGTGTGTTGGTCACCGGTGCGGGTGGGTCAATCGGGTCTGAACTGTGCCGGCAGATTGCTAAATTCAATCCCGACTTGCTGGTGCTGCTGGGCAAAGGCGAAAACAGCATTTATGAGATTCACCGTGAACTGCAGGACTGTCACTTGCCGTTTCCGATTGAGCCGGTCATTGCCGATGTCCGGGATCAGGACAGGATTCGGTCGATTTTTTCCCAGTATAAACCGCAGGTCGTTTTTCACGCAGCTGCTCATAAGCATGTTCCGCTAATGGAGGCGCAGCCGGAAGAGGCAGTTCACAATAATGTTTTTGGCACGAAAACGGTGGCTGATGTGGCCAATGAATTTGGTGCTGAGACGTTTATTATGATTTCGACCGACAAGGCAGTCAACCCTACCAGTGTGATGGGGGCAACCAAACGGGCCGCTGAATTGGTGGTTCAGCATATGAATTCAATCAGCCGAACGAAGTTTGCCGCTGTCCGGTTTGGCAATGTGCTGGGCAGCCGGGGCAGCGTTGTGCCGTTATTCCGCAAACAGATTGCCGCCGGCGGGCCAATCACAATTACTCATTCGGAGATGAAACGCTATTTTATGACGATTCCCGAGGCTACACAACTGGTGTTGCAGGCAGGCGCTCTGGCTCACGGTGGCGAGGTCTTTGTCCTGGATATGGGAGAGCCGGTTAAGATTGTCGATATGGCGTGTGATTTGATTCAGCTCAGTGGATTGATTCCATTTCAGGATATAAAGATTGAGTTTACCGGTCTACGGCCTGGTGAAAAGCTATTTGAGGAGCTTCTTACAGCTGAAGAGGGGACCAGTGCAACGCGGCATCAGAAAATCTTTACCGCTAATCTGCACGCAGTCGATGGAAAACACATCCAGCACTGTCTGCTGGCGCTTTACGGTGCCACCCATCGCCATGAAGTAACCGCTGTTCTTGATGAATTGATTCCCAGCTACGCTGCCGCCCGTAAGAAAC
- a CDS encoding GNAT family N-acetyltransferase codes for MIKPVDLEHIPEVVDIHMKSFPGFFLSFLGEKFLRIYYSSVCSAHEKIGFVYVDSEGKTLGFVVGTSNPAGFYTRLLRNKWPKFLLASTQAIMRSPRILPRLARAVFYPGKNPKGEEAAGLYSIGVAPQAQGLGIGKKLVMAFLNEANQRSCKQVFLTTDRDGNEATNQFYTHLGFKISAQFITPEGRRMNEYTIRF; via the coding sequence ATGATTAAGCCTGTTGACTTAGAACACATTCCTGAGGTAGTCGATATTCACATGAAAAGCTTCCCCGGCTTTTTTCTTAGTTTTTTAGGAGAAAAGTTCCTGCGGATTTACTATAGTTCAGTTTGTTCTGCACATGAAAAGATTGGGTTTGTTTATGTAGATTCGGAGGGTAAGACACTTGGATTTGTTGTAGGGACAAGCAATCCGGCAGGATTTTACACGCGATTATTGCGTAACAAATGGCCGAAGTTTTTGCTTGCATCTACTCAGGCAATTATGAGAAGTCCGAGGATCCTGCCACGTTTGGCAAGGGCAGTATTTTATCCGGGGAAGAATCCGAAAGGAGAGGAAGCCGCCGGACTCTATTCCATTGGTGTTGCCCCTCAGGCTCAGGGATTAGGAATCGGTAAGAAGCTTGTTATGGCATTTCTCAATGAAGCTAACCAAAGATCTTGTAAACAAGTTTTTCTTACTACAGATAGAGATGGAAATGAAGCTACCAATCAATTCTATACACATCTTGGTTTCAAGATATCAGCCCAGTTTATAACTCCTGAGGGCAGAAGAATGAATGAGTATACGATACGCTTTTAG